In Peptococcaceae bacterium, a single window of DNA contains:
- the hydF gene encoding [FeFe] hydrogenase H-cluster maturation GTPase HydF, giving the protein MLETPKANRLHIAIFGMRNAGKSSLINALTNQPIALVSDIPGTTTDPVFKAMEILPIGPCMIIDTAGIDDEGLLGELRIKKTYEVLNQTDLALLVVDPILGITRYVHELKKALEAKKIPVIGVFNKADLAGTLNGQLKQMENELGLPLVEVSVKTGAGIDRLKEEIIRLAPFEFEKPYIVGDLINPGDVCLLVVPIDLAAPKGRLILPQVQTLRDILDSNAVGIVVKETELAETLNQLNKKPRLVITDSQAFSKVATDTPDDVLMTSFSILFARFKADLAEMVSGIKGVKRLKSGDRVLISEACTHHVQADDIGRVKIPRLLRQYVGGELDFQWSSGTGYPENLETFKLVVHCGGCMINRRQMIYRIQQARNKGISVVNYGILLAFLHGILDRALKPFGSAYKVFKEECV; this is encoded by the coding sequence ATGCTAGAAACGCCCAAAGCAAACCGGCTGCATATAGCCATTTTCGGAATGCGAAATGCCGGAAAATCAAGCCTGATCAACGCTTTAACCAATCAACCCATCGCGCTTGTCTCTGACATACCGGGAACTACGACCGATCCTGTTTTCAAGGCCATGGAGATACTTCCTATTGGTCCCTGCATGATCATTGACACGGCGGGAATAGATGACGAAGGGCTGCTTGGAGAACTTAGGATAAAAAAGACGTATGAAGTATTGAACCAGACGGATCTGGCCCTTCTGGTGGTTGATCCCATTCTTGGGATAACCCGATACGTCCATGAACTAAAAAAGGCCCTGGAGGCAAAAAAAATTCCCGTTATCGGGGTGTTCAATAAGGCCGACCTTGCTGGAACTTTGAACGGCCAACTTAAACAAATGGAAAACGAGTTGGGCCTTCCGCTGGTCGAAGTGAGCGTTAAGACCGGCGCGGGAATTGACCGGCTAAAGGAAGAGATAATTCGCCTGGCCCCCTTTGAGTTTGAGAAACCATACATTGTAGGCGATTTGATCAATCCAGGCGATGTGTGCCTGCTGGTGGTACCCATAGACCTGGCAGCCCCCAAGGGAAGGCTGATCCTTCCTCAAGTCCAGACCCTAAGAGACATCCTGGACAGCAATGCCGTGGGGATAGTTGTGAAAGAGACGGAACTTGCTGAAACCTTGAACCAGCTCAATAAAAAGCCGCGACTGGTTATTACCGATTCACAGGCCTTTTCGAAAGTGGCTACGGATACCCCAGACGATGTGTTGATGACATCATTTTCCATTCTCTTTGCCCGCTTCAAGGCTGACTTGGCGGAAATGGTAAGCGGGATAAAGGGAGTAAAAAGGCTTAAATCTGGTGATAGAGTTTTAATTTCGGAAGCCTGCACACACCATGTTCAGGCCGACGACATCGGACGGGTAAAAATCCCGCGCCTGCTTCGCCAGTACGTGGGTGGAGAACTGGACTTTCAATGGTCAAGCGGCACTGGCTACCCGGAAAACCTGGAAACTTTCAAACTTGTTGTTCACTGCGGGGGCTGCATGATCAACCGCCGTCAGATGATATACCGCATCCAGCAAGCTAGGAATAAGGGAATATCAGTAGTAAATTACGGTATCCTGCTGGCCTTTTTACACGGCATTCTGGACAGGGCGCTCAAGCCCTTCGGGTCAGCTTACAAGGTCTTTAAAGAAGAGTGTGTATAA
- a CDS encoding DUF763 domain-containing protein, with amino-acid sequence MRTGIASIPLHGGHCPPWLFEKMKKLGTAIIQVIVYEYGTAEVLTRLSDPVWFQTLGSVLGFDWHSSGLTTVLCGALKEGVVEMQGELGLFFAGGKGRTSRQTPQEIAEAGEKYGLPGSYEVLQRASRMVAKVDSAAVQDGYQLYHHFFAFDKNGRWAVVQQGMNEANRYARRYHWLSDNVKSFVEEPHTGICGTREKEVLNLVSQENSKLRTASVELCSEKPEKLIKLIMPAGHDIPRQAYLNKILYKLYERPPQYYETLLETPGVGASTLRALVMVAEATHGVKPSYQDPVRYAFAHGGKDGFPFPVQRKDYEYSIEVLEKAVQKAKMGCSDRLAALRRLAYFQQNA; translated from the coding sequence ATGCGAACCGGTATCGCCAGTATTCCCCTTCATGGGGGACACTGCCCGCCCTGGCTTTTTGAAAAGATGAAGAAGCTGGGAACGGCCATAATCCAGGTAATCGTTTATGAATACGGGACAGCAGAGGTGCTGACCAGGTTGTCTGACCCTGTCTGGTTTCAGACCCTGGGCTCCGTACTCGGCTTTGACTGGCATTCTTCCGGTTTGACCACTGTACTCTGCGGGGCTTTAAAAGAAGGAGTCGTTGAAATGCAAGGAGAACTGGGCCTCTTTTTTGCCGGAGGAAAGGGGAGAACCTCGCGCCAGACCCCGCAGGAAATCGCGGAAGCAGGAGAAAAATACGGGCTGCCCGGTAGTTACGAGGTGCTCCAGCGGGCAAGCCGTATGGTGGCTAAAGTAGACTCTGCCGCCGTACAGGACGGCTACCAGTTGTATCACCATTTCTTCGCTTTCGATAAAAACGGAAGATGGGCCGTCGTCCAGCAGGGCATGAATGAAGCCAATCGCTATGCGCGCAGGTATCACTGGTTGAGCGATAATGTAAAGAGCTTCGTCGAAGAACCACACACCGGTATTTGCGGAACTCGGGAAAAAGAGGTGTTGAATCTCGTTTCCCAGGAAAATAGTAAGTTAAGAACAGCATCGGTCGAACTATGCAGCGAGAAACCGGAAAAGTTGATAAAATTAATAATGCCCGCGGGGCATGACATTCCTCGCCAGGCTTACTTGAATAAAATTTTATACAAGCTGTATGAAAGGCCGCCACAATATTACGAAACCCTGCTGGAGACACCCGGCGTTGGAGCCAGCACTTTAAGGGCTCTGGTCATGGTAGCAGAGGCAACTCACGGTGTCAAACCTTCCTATCAAGACCCTGTCCGCTATGCATTTGCCCACGGCGGGAAAGACGGGTTCCCTTTCCCCGTCCAGCGTAAAGATTACGAGTATTCAATTGAAGTATTAGAAAAAGCCGTCCAGAAAGCTAAAATGGGCTGCAGCGATAGGCTCGCCGCCTTAAGAAGGTTAGCTTACTTTCAACAAAATGCTTGA
- a CDS encoding 4Fe-4S binding protein — MFDLIHVSKISEQFIASSPLNIVKELRNMVIWDAPIFAAASADDPLFIKLKEPEVIGPHHLTPQEWLPEARTVICYFLPFSPAVRKANYGKGYPALEWVYGRVEGESCNEALRRFICEEIKKAGGKAVAPVLDPRFKRVGGYSSNWSERHAAFVAGLGTFSLTRSLISKKGCAGRYGSVITSLKLEPTPRPYKDIYEYCKKCGVCISRCPVEAISMEKGKENPPCAQFAHEDAGARFAPRYGCGKCQTAVPCENRIP, encoded by the coding sequence ATGTTTGATTTAATCCATGTTTCGAAGATATCTGAACAATTCATTGCCTCTAGCCCGTTGAACATTGTTAAAGAATTGCGGAATATGGTCATTTGGGATGCGCCTATTTTTGCTGCAGCGTCGGCAGATGATCCACTATTCATAAAATTGAAGGAACCTGAGGTAATAGGTCCCCACCACCTTACCCCTCAAGAATGGCTTCCTGAGGCGCGCACGGTAATATGTTATTTTCTCCCTTTTTCGCCTGCAGTACGCAAGGCCAATTATGGTAAAGGGTATCCAGCTCTGGAGTGGGTTTATGGACGTGTTGAGGGCGAGAGCTGCAACGAGGCTTTACGTAGGTTTATATGCGAAGAAATTAAAAAGGCCGGGGGTAAAGCCGTGGCTCCCGTCCTCGATCCTCGCTTTAAAAGGGTAGGCGGCTACAGCAGCAACTGGTCAGAACGTCATGCGGCATTTGTAGCCGGTCTTGGAACATTTAGTCTGACCCGGTCGCTTATTTCCAAAAAAGGATGCGCCGGCAGGTATGGGAGCGTGATAACCAGCTTGAAACTCGAACCAACTCCGCGTCCTTATAAAGACATCTACGAATACTGCAAGAAATGCGGGGTTTGTATTTCCCGCTGCCCTGTTGAGGCAATATCCATGGAAAAAGGAAAAGAAAACCCCCCCTGCGCCCAATTTGCCCACGAGGACGCAGGGGCAAGATTCGCACCGCGTTACGGTTGCGGAAAATGCCAGACGGCAGTTCCTTGCGAAAACAGGATTCCTTGA
- the hydG gene encoding [FeFe] hydrogenase H-cluster radical SAM maturase HydG produces MTLQAKDFINENEIWSLLENSRHLPTEEIEGIIERARRAKGLEPWEVAALIQVEDVNLLQKMYTAAKEIKEKIYGKRMVLFAPLYISNYCLNACDYCGYNCHNNDMSRRKLTMDEIAEEVRILERMGHKRIALETGEHPVICPIDYVIEAMETIYRVQDNNGAIRRINVNIAATTVEDYRKLKAAGIGTYVLFQETYHHETYQKVHKQGPKSDYLWHLTAMDRAMEAGIDDVGLGVLFGLYDYRFDVMGLIMHARHLESVFGVGPHTISFPRLRPAEGVSLKNFPYLVADQDFRKIIAVLRLAVPYTGMILSTRERPGFRDELLELGISQISSGSCTGVGGYKLEAQGKKSQNTAQFVIEDERTPQEMLYSLCQSGYIPSYCTACYRSGRTGDRFMALAKSGEIGNVCQPNAILTFKEFLVDYASPELRAIGEKTIEAHLNLIENRTVRDKTVERLQAIEQGQRDLYF; encoded by the coding sequence ATGACGCTTCAGGCAAAAGATTTTATCAATGAAAATGAAATTTGGTCGCTTCTTGAAAACAGCAGGCATCTTCCAACTGAAGAAATAGAGGGGATCATCGAACGGGCTCGCCGGGCCAAGGGACTTGAACCCTGGGAAGTAGCGGCCCTTATCCAGGTCGAAGACGTTAACCTGCTCCAAAAAATGTACACCGCGGCCAAGGAGATCAAAGAGAAGATTTACGGCAAAAGGATGGTACTATTTGCGCCGCTGTATATCAGCAATTATTGCCTAAATGCCTGCGATTACTGTGGTTATAATTGCCACAACAATGACATGTCGCGCCGCAAGCTGACCATGGACGAGATTGCTGAAGAAGTGCGCATTCTCGAAAGAATGGGTCACAAGCGCATTGCGCTGGAAACAGGGGAGCATCCCGTAATCTGCCCTATAGATTATGTGATTGAGGCCATGGAAACCATTTACCGGGTCCAGGATAACAACGGCGCAATTCGCAGGATTAATGTAAACATTGCCGCAACCACGGTGGAAGATTATCGCAAGCTCAAAGCGGCAGGCATCGGCACGTACGTATTATTCCAAGAAACATATCATCACGAAACCTACCAGAAAGTGCACAAACAGGGGCCAAAATCCGATTACCTCTGGCATTTGACGGCCATGGACCGGGCAATGGAGGCCGGGATTGACGACGTAGGTCTTGGGGTTCTGTTTGGACTTTACGATTACCGGTTCGACGTGATGGGATTGATAATGCATGCCCGGCACCTGGAAAGCGTCTTCGGTGTGGGCCCGCATACTATTTCCTTTCCACGGTTGCGGCCGGCGGAAGGCGTTAGCCTGAAAAATTTCCCATACCTTGTTGCTGATCAAGATTTTCGTAAAATTATTGCAGTTTTGCGGCTGGCCGTTCCTTACACCGGAATGATTCTTTCAACCCGCGAGAGGCCTGGATTCCGCGACGAACTGCTGGAACTCGGCATCAGCCAGATAAGTTCGGGCTCCTGCACCGGGGTGGGGGGCTACAAGCTGGAAGCGCAAGGTAAGAAAAGCCAAAATACCGCCCAATTTGTTATCGAAGACGAAAGGACGCCGCAGGAAATGCTCTACAGCCTCTGCCAGAGCGGGTATATTCCCAGCTACTGCACAGCATGCTACCGCAGCGGGCGAACAGGGGATCGCTTCATGGCCCTGGCCAAATCGGGCGAGATCGGCAACGTCTGCCAGCCCAACGCCATCCTGACATTCAAGGAATTCCTCGTAGACTACGCAAGCCCTGAGTTACGGGCTATTGGCGAAAAAACCATTGAGGCGCACTTGAATTTGATCGAAAACAGAACAGTTCGTGACAAAACCGTGGAAAGACTGCAGGCCATCGAGCAAGGCCAGCGCGATCTTTATTTTTGA